Part of the Lolium rigidum isolate FL_2022 chromosome 6, APGP_CSIRO_Lrig_0.1, whole genome shotgun sequence genome, tcttcaccatttgtttgctttggtttcttgcatttgtttcgctttatttgctattgctagtttgctataagaaaacccaaaaagattttgctttgtttgcttgtttccttttgttcttatttgcaattcgaaaacaccaaaaatatttgctgttcttctttggtttgtaaagttcatcttgagttcaatggtcttcggtggctggagcgtggttttcatttcatattatccaagctacacaagtgaaaaggcaataatgacgatctacgacaattcgattgtggtgagaggctggtatgaactctatttgttttcatttttgtacatatactcatccatgtgagcatgcttagttggttcatgtgaggtatatgttatttgagaaagtctagtagtttatgatctctcatgtttagctccaatctattaatatgagtagcatgtcatggatgtttgcttgcattgttttattcataagtaagtatggcattgtggtatcctcctctgaataattcatttatatcgacttggcacatgctcacgcatgcatatgactgaaaaaaagtcaattaagcctcgaagaTCTATATTGcttgagttcttgtatcacttttatgcctcagttaatttattttgccgcaagcatgattatgacgattcttgttctcttgatttgtcgctccctagtctattgctagccttcacttgtactgagcgggaacgctgctcgtgcttccaaacacatgaaaaccaagttattccagagtgtccaccataaatacctatgcatggcatttcaaaccattccaagtaaattctcatgcgctacctttaaaaccttcaaaatgcttctcaatttgtgtttatgtttcatagctcatgaggaagtatgtggtgtttagctttcaaccttgtcatttacttttgacggactctcatatggactagtggcacatccgcttatccaataattttgcaaaaagagctggcaatgggattcccgagtcccgaattaattaacttaaatagacactcctccatggtttgtgattgttggacggcacccgaaggattcggttagccatggcttgtgtaagcaaaggttgggggagtgtcatcatcataataaaaataaaataaaaaggcactccttcatggtatgagattgttggcgggcacccgaggattcggttagccatggtttgtgtaagaaaggttggaaggagtgccacataaatatgcaataattcatgggagccgctcttgaaagtccggttggcgaggtagttagtgtacccattaccattcgttgacaacaacaaacacctctcaaaataattttactcctgtctttgtaaaaatgaaaagctctagcgcatgttaatccctgcttccctctgcgaagggtcaatcttttacttttatgttgtgtctccattatttctttgagcactatcttgagagcacaagcttgtcattcttagtataatatgcttgtctcaaaatatgattgattgtggtataactttgatgcttttatctttgacaatcactacttctagtctttctatgaactccagaggtgccgggcatttatgttttgccaatcaaatacaggcaagcgagataccactttatcatactcccttatgaacattgcaatcctgcttatatacatggttcatgatgcttattattaattgttggtacctctccatgattgacatagctgttagatgatcttatttgcatgtatctcattatgaactgcttaagtattagccatagcatgagaatatatacatcatatgagcaaatgtgttcgtgaaagttcttttatcgctcggttgttagctgaattgcttgaggacaagcaataagctaagcttgggggagttgatacgtccaaacgtatctactttcccgaacacttttgctattgttttgcctctaatttgtgcattttggatgcaactaacacggactaacgctgttttcggcgaagctgctacagtgtctcgtttttgtgcggaaatccaactttcgggaaaatcctcggaatttatgcgagaaggccctattttcccggaagagcgacggagccagaaggacaaaccaGGTGGAGGcctgagggccccacaccatagggcggcgcgacccagggggggcccgcgcggccgtgtggtgtggccccctcggccggcctccggcgccctccttcggactatttatcggcctcgacctaaaaacgcacggagagaagtcgaagtcgccagaaaccctccagaactccgccacatcgtgaaactccgtcgcgggggccagaagtctccgttcgccgggacggggaattggaggagatcatcgccgccatcaccgccaacgcctctacatcaaccagccatgtttcccccatccatgtgtgagtaattcccccgctgtaggccgaaggggatggtagggattggatgagattggtcatgtaatagcataagattgttagggcatagtgcctagtgtccgtaattggtactttgatgatattgttgcaacttattatgcttaatgcttgtcactagggcccgagtgccatgatctcagatctgaacatgttattgtttcatcatgatattcattgtttattgatcttacctgcaagttgtatacacatgtcgctgtccggaaccgacggccccgaagtgacagaaatcgggacaaccggagggaatggtagcgatgtgaggatcacatgtgttcatggagtgttaatgctttgctccggtactctattaaaaggagtaccttaatatccattaGTTTCCCTTGAGACCGGCTGCCacatcggctggtaggacaaaagatgttgtgcaagtttctcattgcgagcacgtacgactatatatggaacacatgcctattgattgctttgtacttggacaccgttttattattatccgcaaatgccctgctatgattgttacatgagtttctctcatccatgcaacgcctggttatccgatccccgtgcctacggtattttaatcctgctgtttactaaaatcactactgctgtctctgttactctgctgctttgttatttcactatcgctacttgctataaagctgattactgcgataaactcttgcgagcaagtctcgtttccagtgcagctgaattgacaactccgctgttaaggcttccaagtgttctttgtctccccttgtgtcgaatcaataaattgggttttacttccctcgaagactgttgcgatcccctatacttgtgggtcatcagatgtctccggcggcaaccttggccagcctgggatggtcaCCGGCAGGgggcgacctgaataaaggcgccggtcctagggtctctcttgggcgaagatgaagacctacttGAGGCCTGACcttcttgatctggccggagtgttgatttCCGGAAGgtgccgccggcgaatgtaacagtgtatATATTTCCTCGAGTTTGCTGGattggtggtattcggtcgtgcacacccatgcCTTTATTCTGACCTAGCCACGGCTGCCCGTCGCCGGCCTAGGGGGATGATGAGCTGGAGGGAGGGAATCGAGAGGAACTGGCCAAGAAGGGGGGCCCTGGATGTGGTAAAGGAGTAGAAGGAGAGGGAGAGGCCCCCGGGGCCGGAGGAGGAATGGCAGCCATGGCGGCGCTCCAGTGGCGGAGACGAAGGAGGAATAGCTGTGGTCGCTCGAGGGCAAGGGTAATCCTAGTCGGCTGGCTCGGCCGGGATATGCGACACCTGCGGGCCGGCACGCATACGCCTTTTTTTAAAACAAAAACCAATAATTGCTGCATATGCATTTATCCGGGCCCTAATCTGCGGCGCCGCGGATGGCCCGGTGCCGCTGCGGCGTGAGATGCCGTTCTCCACCTCGATGCATGGCATGGATGAACTCGTCGGTGAGCGGGTGGACCTTGCGCGTGTACGGCCTAGACTTACCCTCCAGATGTTCCAACAGCTCCTGATCTGTCGGGTCGAACTTCACGGCAGCCGTGTCACCGTcctccatgtttgtttgcctaggGACGCCGAGCGTGAATATCCATTTTCCGTTGACCTTTTGCGCCCTCCACTCAAATGTTGGGACCTTGGGTACGTCGACCTCGGCACCACCCTTGCTGCGATTGCAAGGTGTCAATGTGGGGATTATTAAGACAATTGTGTTTGAAGATCGGATACGCTCTGGAGGTACCTCTCGCGTGCTCATATCGAGTCGAGAATCGGCTCTTCTTCAAGAGAGTACTCGTGGATGGAGAGAAAATGACACTTCACTGCTTGTTGTATGCATGTATGTGGTTAGTTGTGTGGCGGTGTCCATATCAAAACCGTGCATGTGACGTGGGTTAGTCGGACATCACCAGCGgggtccttttcttttcttttctttttagttGCCTGCATTGTCGATGGCTAGACTTATCTTGACATCATGTTGTTGGAGAGGCTGGATTTATTTGATATCAACTTGGTATTAATAGATTTCTTTTATAAAAAGGACGACATGTATAAGGATTAGCTATCAGTACTTTTATCAGTACTTATATTTGGTGTTTTTTTAAATGCTTTCTTAAATAAAAGTACAAAAGTTTTTGTTACATGTTGGCTCCCTGTGAAAGGGCATTTTCATGTACCGTGGCTCCCCATGCGATTACACCATTCATCACCTTTCTTCAACTAGCGAAGAGAAGACAATCATTCTTTCATAGTTGCCTGCTCAGAGAACAATGGACAAGCAAGCGACGAATCTTTGGGTGCGTGGGCGCAGGTTTTTCTATGTCGTCTGTCTCTCCAGGGGGGTATAACCCCTCGGTCTGTTTGCTCTAGGGAACGTATGGGCTTGCACTATGTCCAATCGCACCCGGGTTATGCTTTGAATGCCGCAACTACAGTAATATGTTTCGTACTTACGAGGATCTGCTGGGTCACAGGGCTTCCAGGACTTGTGAGTGTTACTGGACTCGGTTGTGTTCCTATGTGGACTATAGTTTTTGTTTTCCATTCATTTTTGGGGTTTGATTATTGCGTTAAGACTGGTTTGTTGTGATATTTTGTGTGTTTGTGTCAAAAGACTTTTCTTGTACCGCTACTGTTTGTGTAATACTTGGTTAGGGCCGTGTTAGAAGTACCGATTGTCTTCTCAACTGGTTGGACCTAATCGGCCCAAAAAAAGCAAGATCGACGTGGCGACGCAGCACCGGAAGCAACCGAAGCGTTGCGAAGCGGCGGAAGGAGCTGGACCGATTGGAGCGCTACGCGGCGGTGGAAGAACCGTCCTTATTAATTATAAGCCACAATCTCGCTTTTGCAATGATGTTTTTTGTCTGACTATGTCATGAGAGTGGCATTGTTTCAGATGTGGTTCAGACATGAGGGTGTTGGTATTGAATAGTCTTGTTTCGAGTAGGTGTTGAACGGTCAAGCATGATTTGGACATGTGACAAGATTTAGTTATATCTAATACTAAACATTTGTACTTTAAACTTATTTGTAGCATTCTATGATTTTAGCGAATATAGTTTATGTTAGTTATTCGACATAGTTTACCACACAACAAGTTGCTATATATAAGCTAAGTTGTTGTTTTTTATACATTTGTAATGTATATAAAAAATACACTTGCATTGCAATATATTTAAAACCTGATTTTGTAACATTATTTTCTTTCATATTTTTTTACAGTTACACAAACTATCTATTATTATACATATTCTGTAGACATCTCTAAATCATTTGGTCTTGGAATACCTTATAGATGTTTAAGTATGTGAGTAGGGAAGCATACTTACAGAAACTTCGAGTGCATAAATTGAATTGTTGGCAAGATTCTTATTGGTTTTTCATTGTCAAATGTGTCTTGTATGGTATAGTGGATTCATAAGAAATTGTCAACGTGTGTATGCTCTCtttttcgaaaatgggcactttattacttgcgcaatagacccggcctctgcataactaagatgcacacagccgcacacaaATTCGTTACAAAACCAGAAAGGtgttcaaatggataaaaaatgttcaaaaaacaGAAACAAATTCTAGCTAGGAGGATCTAGCCGAaggtcacgctgccacccatgttgggagaaaatatccctcgccgtatcctccaaccgtgaagacacctccgtaaagaggaccCGGTGCTCGACGCGCTGCAACTGTATCCATGAGCGGAGCAAAGCCGTgcatcggtagatgacctgcaaaaaagaagaagaaacattattgaaaatcttgtcatttctacatagccatagcgaccaaataattgcaatcgctcccatcctaataagacgtttaaacctaacatccacaccattgagccagttgccaaataaattgacaacactacgtgatgggtataaggtagaccctataTGGACAACTGACAATATAGACCTAGCTaacttacattggaagaataagtgGTTAATTGTCTCGTCTTGATGacagaagacacactttttacttccatgccagttgcgtttggcaagattatctttagtaaggattacccccgacgaagataccatgcaaagatttttgttctcagcggtattttcatcttccaaatctttgaATTATTATCGACCGGGAGTTCTGGCTGAATTaaagcattgtacatggaagccactGAGAATGTACCATTCCCGGTAAGGTTCCACCGAAATTCATCCGGTCCCTGCGTCAGTTGAACTAACTCAAGACGCTGTAACAATTCCTGCCACGAGGTTTGTCTGAGAccgatgagacttcttctgaaatccacatttggtgggaagtcttccaacaccttagcgatagtATCGCTTTTGTGGCGCACTATATTGTACAATGCCGGATACTGTTCTCGGAGCGTGGTGTTACCCAACCAtatatcctcccagaaacgaatttccgatccatccttaatagagaaagagccatatggaaagaaaaacttctttgtttccataagaccagcccaaaaatgtgaatctcctggtttccaaataacctgagataaagcttttgagccaatatacttccTCTTGAGGAGTGTTTGCCATATGCCCTCTTCGGTAAGTAGTTTATACAACCATTTACCGAGAAGTGCCCTATTTTTGTGTGTATGCTCTCTACTTAGTATTGAAATATAATAGATTCTATTACTTTTGAGTAAATACGATTTGGTCATTTGATTTTCTTGAGCGCGAGGTTCTTGGATCATCTACCTTATGTGCTTGCAGGATCTGAAATAAAAAAGAACCATGCACATAATTAACCATTAAAATAAGTTAAATTTTTAGTAAAACTTGCATACGATTTATATAAACCTAACTAAACTCGTCAACGCCAATTAGATTGTTTTGTTCCTTCATATGTGGTAGACACTATTAATCCACATTGACTAGCTTCTACAAATTGAAAACTATATTTATTTAGATATTTAATAGTATGTTTAACGTAATTGATAAAAACACGGTGATTACCTATAGACTTTACTACCCCCGTTTTAATGAATATGTCTtatattttttgaaaattcaAGCTAAGTAAACTGTGACCAAACTGTATTTTTCAAAAACTAAATGGAACTTGTTGAAAGAACATCACACAAATCTAAAAGCACTAGATCGACGGCTCTCACATGCACAGGAGGTCCGAGAATCACCGCTCTCCCTAGGCACAAGGAACAATAGTATTAAATTCACGATTCTTATTAAAGAACATTACATCAAGAAACAAAAAATTGAGAGTAGGTCAAGATGTCAAGTTACGTGCTTATAGGTATATGTATACAATGAACAATGTAAAATAATGGATCCCTAACCTGTACGGCCACGCAACACCCTTATTAGTACCCCTTCTCTCGCACTCCCCGGTGCCATTATCTGCCTGCCACCTTCTCATTACGTGTCTCCGGGCCTCTAACCTAGTAGAGTATATAGTTTCACTTATCAGTCAACGAATATAATTGCCTTGTCTTAGTTGCCTTCGCAATTCCGGTTAAGGACCAAAGCCCGCCCCTCCCGTGTGCACTTCGAAGTTAGGCATCAGATGAGCAGAAGCAGTCGCAGCCGCCCTATTATTAGGAGGGGCCGCCTGGCTGCTGTACCCGATTAGTGCTGCAGCGGCGGCTGGGCTATAGAAATCCACCATGCCGGCAGCTTCCTTCAGCATGATGTTGTTGTTGCCACCCTCGTGATGATGACGGTGATGATCAGTAGCAGCCGCACCACCGCCGCCCTTAATGATGTTGCCTGCAGCGAGGGCAGCAGCAGCCGCGGCCGCCGTCGATCCACCACACTGTCGGGGCTGCGTCTGGTAGAACACCTTGGAGACGACAAGCTCGccgtccttctcctcctcgtcggagcccAGGTGGTACTGGTGCATCACCCAGTTggtcttctccggcttccgctGCTTGCCGTAGTTAGTGTAGAGGACCAGGATCTTCTTGTAGCCCTTGAGCTTGCCGTCCGTGAACACGGGGCGGGTCTTGCCCGTCTTGTGCCACCGCGTCTCGCCGCCCTGCTCGTCGGTGTGAACCTTACGCCGCTTCCTCGTCCCCGTCGTGTACGCCTTCGATGGCCGGTGGAAGAAGTGGCGGATGAGGCCGTCCTTGCCGACTCCTAGAACCAATAAAATTAAGTGAATAACCATGACGCGAAGGGTTACAGGTATTTCGTCCAGTAGATGCTTATATGGCATAAGTGCAAAGATAAAGTTTTTGTTTTTCAATTCAGAATACTACCTTTCAATGATTAGATGTAAGAACCATGAAACGGATGGAAAGAGCAAAAACGAACATGCATGGACAGCTGATCTCCTTGACAAAAACAAAAGATTCTAAACATGGGAGTAAAGAACGAAATGATTTCATAGTTATGTGCCCACGCACGATAATAATGTATTTGCACGTGAAACATTAAGTGAGCCTAAGAACGTGCTTGGTTATCTGCATTGTTTTGCAACATGCATGCCTCGATCGAGTGATCCAGACCAGCGATCGAGATGCAAGCTTCTTTTGGTCCAAATTAAAGTGTCCACACGTTTGCATGCGGCGAGCCTGGATAGCTCTGGCGCTACACGTTTGAATCAAAGAGGGAGACGAAGCCTGGGCCACATCCCACATGCatgtatgaagaaatcttgaACCTGCCTAGGGTTGTCTTGAAAAACAGTGAATTTGAGCGATTCTATCAAGCCCTTGCTAGGTGGAGGCTGGAGCTACTTTAAGTTTCACATTGGTGTGACAAAGAGTGtgtcccaggcaaccaaacgcacAGCAACAACAAAAATGTTGCACTTGGAGGCATGGCCGAGCTCATCGAGGCTAGCAGGCATGTCCTTAAAATATGGGTCCAATTTTTTCTGAGGTAAGTACCTCTCAAGAAATGAAGCACTTAATTGCCTAAAATATTTTTACAACATGAAGAAAATCAAATGTGTCAGTCCTAACACCGCACTACATatgtttatagtacatagagacaagtttaattatttgaataaaatataaTTCTACTATATATCCTTTGAAAATATATGGTTATAGTACCCAGAGACAAGTGTAATTAGTTGAATAAAATGTAATTCTACTATAAGGCTGAAAGATTTTGACATCAAACTTGTGACTAAATAACTAAACAAATAACGTAAGTAATTCTATGTTATTCCTCACTCATGCCAACAAAACAAGTAGACCATAAATCGTTTATTGACCATGATCCTTTGACGTATGTCACCTGACATGGGTCGCTGACCTATGGGCCCACTATCTGTGGGGTATACATGTCAGGAACCCCATGTATGGGTGATATACATCAGAGGAGTTGCGTTCACTTATTGTCTAATGAATTAATAATATAGCAAACATAAGCCATTTATTCATCACTATTTCaatcagaaaattaaaaaaagtgGGAGGATTGGCTACAGCCTAGTACAAAGTAATTTGCATGTGACCATACCTAGCATGATCAAAATTAGATATTTGCGGATGAAGTGCATTTCTTGTGCGCGAGAAGATACGACATAATATACATTTTGCAAATATAAAATGACTGTATAGCTTACAGACACGAATATAAGCATGGATTGTCGAAGCACGCAACTTTCAACATTAAAAAACATAGtacttaatttttttaataattaaCAATTCGTGTGACAAGTCATTTCAAATTAAGTCCATACTTCCTTTGGTCTGATGTTGCGTGCACCCTACATGACGTAGACATCTGAATATCTGAGGGCACCGTGTGTTGTGTGGATCTCTCGTTTTCAATGTACAATAAACTTATGCCAACAAGTAGGAGAAGCAATTACTTGAAAGGCAAACCTTTACCAATATTTATACTGTATATATCGTGCACAAACGCAAACGCATATAGACTACGCTCGTAATTTAGTACTATTAAACCAAGAAAGGACAAAACAAATACGCAACGTATGTGGGTATTCTATGCTTTTCGCCACACGACATACCGAAATCCTACCCCTGGTATGAAATTGAAATCTACACTTTAAGCAAGGTCACCAGACTGAAAAGGACTGGAACCCAATTTTAATCATCTCGCGGCAAGGAGTTTCAGACGCAGAATCAATCGATCTAGCCTATGTCTAAATAGACATGCGCTGTGGGCGCGTGGCGGGACGGATCAGCAATCCCTCTCTCCGGCGCGCCCTCTAGGTCGACTTGTCCTAATCCGAAATCTTTTCCTTTTGAAATTCTGACGCTTTCGCTACCCGTTTGATGTAATGCGGAGCTAGCAGCTAACACACTCGAACAGCAGGGTGTCCACGCACAGACATATGGATATGCATGGCGGCTAGATGTTAAACGTGTTGATCGTAT contains:
- the LOC124663771 gene encoding NAC domain-containing protein 73-like → MTWCNSFNDVRAVENNLATAAAVAAAKKQQQQQEQPSLVRTCPSCGHHAQYEQLQAAATIQDLPGLPAGVKFDPTDQELLEHLEGKARPDTRKLHPLIDEFIPAIEGENGICYTHPERLPGVGKDGLIRHFFHRPSKAYTTGTRKRRKVHTDEQGGETRWHKTGKTRPVFTDGKLKGYKKILVLYTNYGKQRKPEKTNWVMHQYHLGSDEEEKDGELVVSKVFYQTQPRQCGGSTAAAAAAALAAGNIIKGGGGAAATDHHRHHHEGGNNNIMLKEAAGMVDFYSPAAAAALIGYSSQAAPPNNRAAATASAHLMPNFEVHTGGAGFGP